One region of Endozoicomonas sp. Mp262 genomic DNA includes:
- a CDS encoding ATP-binding protein encodes MIRSLKGRVTIAIASILATIFTLASIAVMHSFNTTLDHAAKERLASNTNTIPVGLAREEDGQLTMPDILPNSRFNKQGDDNLRGYIYNQKEEMVWRSVSAGIDDVKLKPHFDHAGYVSLDTIKINGRTFLVHEIDITLSPSSQGYSFVTLIPAKNYFNILNIFRNDLLISIILTSLIIFGSFLIILWWFFTPFRNVSRQLNEIESGERTQLEGNFPIEVKRLTDSINTLLISEKKQREKYRTTMDDLTHSLKTPLMILQSFSTALRNNKAVNRQDIKELSLNLDTQINRMNQIVGYHLHRTVTGRQGLTRQAIQVEPIIRDLCRSLDKVYHDKLISVQINLDPACLFQGDEGDFLEIMGNLLENAFKFCHQLIIVSGYLEPGSEKNHGRLILIVEDDGPGISSEAQDQILQRGIRVDCQKPGQGIGLAIVSDLIEGYHGKIIIDRSEVGGAAFSVCLP; translated from the coding sequence ATGATCCGGTCACTCAAAGGACGAGTCACAATTGCCATTGCTTCGATACTGGCCACCATTTTTACTTTGGCTTCCATAGCGGTCATGCATTCCTTTAACACCACACTGGATCATGCCGCCAAAGAAAGACTTGCATCCAACACAAATACCATACCAGTTGGATTAGCAAGAGAAGAAGATGGACAGTTAACGATGCCTGACATTCTTCCCAACAGCCGTTTCAACAAGCAAGGAGACGATAATTTAAGGGGATACATCTACAACCAAAAGGAAGAGATGGTCTGGCGATCCGTGTCTGCCGGTATCGATGACGTCAAGCTAAAGCCACATTTCGATCATGCCGGATATGTCTCACTGGATACCATCAAAATAAATGGCCGTACTTTTCTGGTTCATGAAATCGACATAACATTAAGCCCCTCATCCCAGGGATATAGCTTTGTTACGCTTATTCCTGCTAAAAATTACTTCAACATCCTGAATATCTTTAGAAACGACCTGTTAATATCAATAATACTAACATCACTAATCATCTTTGGTTCTTTTTTGATCATTCTATGGTGGTTTTTTACACCATTTAGAAATGTGTCCAGACAGCTCAATGAAATAGAAAGTGGGGAACGTACTCAGCTTGAGGGAAACTTTCCCATTGAGGTAAAACGCCTCACTGACAGCATTAACACATTGCTCATTTCAGAAAAAAAACAGCGGGAAAAATACCGCACGACCATGGATGACCTGACCCATAGTCTGAAAACACCTCTGATGATTCTTCAAAGTTTCAGTACAGCCTTAAGAAATAATAAGGCGGTCAATAGACAAGATATCAAAGAATTATCTCTAAACCTTGATACTCAAATCAATCGAATGAATCAGATCGTAGGTTATCACCTGCATCGTACCGTAACAGGTCGCCAGGGCCTGACACGACAAGCTATTCAGGTAGAACCCATTATCAGGGACCTGTGCCGCTCTCTTGATAAGGTTTACCATGACAAGCTGATTTCTGTACAAATCAACCTTGATCCAGCCTGCCTGTTCCAGGGTGATGAAGGTGACTTCCTGGAAATTATGGGAAACCTGCTGGAAAACGCCTTTAAATTTTGTCATCAACTAATCATTGTCAGTGGCTACCTTGAGCCTGGAAGTGAAAAGAATCATGGCAGGCTAATACTGATAGTTGAGGATGATGGCCCAGGTATCAGTAGTGAAGCGCAAGACCAAATTCTACAGAGAGGCATACGAGTGGACTGCCAGAAACCCGGGCAAGGCATTGGGTTAGCTATCGTAAGCGACCTTATTGAAGGTTACCATGGCAAAATTATTATTGATCGATCTGAAGTCGGCGGAGCTGCATTTTCAGTTTGTTTACCCTAA
- a CDS encoding response regulator transcription factor: protein MNILLVEDESLLLHHLKCELENVGYRVIGCKKGEDALYLFDNFNLDIAIIDLGLPGIGGLELIKTVRSKDIKTPILVLTARSNWRDKVKSLNIGADDYLVKPFELEELKARINALVRRSAGFSKPLLTVGSFNLDTVSKKFKVNSDTVSLTKYEFMIMEFFMLNNHKLLSRAVLEDLVYGTNSGPESNVIEVLVNRLRKKLLKHSGINPIKTIRGEGYRLEWEIS, encoded by the coding sequence ATGAATATCTTATTGGTTGAAGATGAATCACTTTTATTGCATCACCTTAAGTGTGAGCTTGAGAACGTAGGCTATAGGGTTATCGGCTGCAAAAAAGGAGAGGATGCCCTCTACCTCTTCGACAATTTCAACCTGGATATTGCCATTATTGATCTTGGTCTACCCGGTATAGGAGGCCTTGAACTCATTAAAACAGTTCGTTCAAAAGATATTAAAACACCCATTTTGGTCTTAACAGCTCGAAGTAACTGGCGTGACAAAGTTAAAAGCCTGAATATTGGAGCAGATGACTACCTGGTCAAGCCTTTTGAGTTAGAAGAGTTAAAAGCAAGAATAAATGCCTTGGTACGACGCTCGGCAGGTTTCTCCAAACCCCTGTTAACTGTGGGTTCATTCAACCTGGATACGGTATCAAAAAAGTTCAAGGTTAACAGTGACACAGTTTCACTGACTAAATATGAGTTTATGATCATGGAGTTTTTCATGCTCAACAATCATAAGCTTCTATCCAGGGCAGTACTTGAAGATCTGGTATATGGCACAAACTCAGGGCCGGAAAGCAATGTCATCGAAGTTCTGGTAAACCGGCTTCGCAAAAAACTGCTAAAACACAGCGGCATTAATCCTATCAAAACAATCCGCGGTGAAGGCTATCGCCTTGAGTGGGAAATATCATGA
- a CDS encoding glycine/sarcosine/betaine reductase component B subunit: MKLEIGNFHVKDIIFGDHTVFENGVLTINKAEALALVHEDEHITEADLVIARPGEEKRIVPVKEAVEPRCRVNSKHDNYFPGVTGGDLYQTGEGRVHALKGCSVLAVGKHWGSFGDGLIDMTGEGAQWSYFSSLVNVCLVADTDEEFERHEQQKKNHALRWAGHRLAEYLGRAVKDAEPEEVETFELPPVIRRGEAVNKLPSVVYVIQTMTQMEEEGYNDLAYGWDLNKSIPTFMHPNEVLDGSLIGGSFMPCSSKWATYDYQNCPTIRSLYKEHGKSLNFLGVITSNLNVSLEQKERSALYVAQIAKSLGADGALLAEQGYGNPDADFTACYVALENAGVKTVGITNECTGRDGRSQPLVSMDEKTDAIVSCGNVSELIELPPMKEVIGELAALGRDGMSGGWDGDEKLGPSVREDGSIIMENNAMFCGDQVIGWARKTVKEF; the protein is encoded by the coding sequence ATGAAGCTGGAAATAGGTAATTTCCATGTCAAAGATATCATTTTTGGTGATCATACTGTTTTTGAAAATGGTGTATTAACAATTAATAAAGCGGAAGCTTTGGCACTGGTTCATGAAGATGAACATATTACCGAAGCCGATCTTGTTATTGCCCGTCCTGGAGAAGAAAAGCGTATTGTTCCCGTTAAGGAAGCCGTTGAACCTCGTTGTCGGGTAAACAGCAAACATGATAACTACTTCCCAGGGGTAACAGGTGGAGATCTCTATCAAACCGGCGAAGGTCGTGTTCATGCCTTAAAAGGCTGTAGTGTGCTGGCAGTTGGTAAACATTGGGGCAGCTTTGGTGATGGCCTGATTGATATGACCGGCGAAGGTGCCCAGTGGAGTTACTTCTCATCCCTGGTGAATGTTTGCCTGGTGGCGGATACCGATGAGGAATTCGAACGCCATGAGCAACAGAAGAAAAACCATGCCCTGCGCTGGGCAGGCCACCGTCTGGCTGAGTATCTGGGCCGTGCTGTTAAGGATGCGGAACCTGAAGAGGTTGAAACCTTTGAATTGCCACCGGTTATTCGTCGTGGTGAAGCCGTCAATAAGCTGCCATCTGTTGTCTATGTTATTCAGACCATGACCCAGATGGAGGAAGAGGGCTATAACGATCTGGCTTATGGCTGGGATCTGAATAAGTCTATCCCAACCTTTATGCACCCCAATGAAGTGCTGGATGGCTCTCTGATTGGTGGTTCCTTTATGCCCTGTTCATCCAAATGGGCAACCTATGACTATCAAAACTGCCCCACTATTCGTTCCCTGTATAAAGAACATGGCAAGAGCCTGAACTTCCTGGGTGTGATCACTTCCAACCTGAATGTTTCCCTGGAACAGAAAGAACGTTCTGCCCTGTATGTTGCCCAGATTGCCAAATCACTGGGTGCTGATGGCGCACTGTTGGCTGAACAGGGCTATGGCAATCCGGATGCTGACTTCACCGCCTGTTATGTCGCCCTGGAAAATGCAGGGGTTAAAACAGTCGGTATTACTAATGAATGTACTGGCCGGGATGGTCGTTCCCAACCTCTGGTATCTATGGATGAAAAAACCGATGCCATTGTTTCCTGCGGTAACGTTTCAGAACTCATTGAGCTGCCACCAATGAAAGAGGTGATTGGTGAGCTGGCTGCCCTTGGTCGTGACGGTATGTCCGGTGGCTGGGATGGTGATGAAAAACTCGGCCCATCCGTTCGCGAAGATGGCTCCATCATCATGGAAAACAATGCCATGTTCTGCGGTGACCAGGTGATTGGTTGGGCTCGTAAAACCGTTAAAGAATTCTAA
- a CDS encoding glycine/betaine/sarcosine/D-proline family reductase selenoprotein B, whose product MKKAICYINQFFAGIGGEDKADHQPEIRDGAAGSTMALAAALKDIEITHTIVCGDNFMGSHREDAISIITDFIKDKEFDVFIAGPAFRAGRYGVACGEICRAVQNEFNVPVFSSMNDENPGAEMFRKEMIIFEGGKSAAAMRKDAGKMADYISRFLAGEPVGHAEKEGYFGRGKRHMVFDPELKPASDRAVEMLMSKLSGKPFVTELPIPTVDRVDIAPAIKDLSKATIAVINTGGIVPVDNPDRIQSASATRWGRYDISEMERLESGVFKTIHAGYDPMMADGNPNVCVPLDVLRDMEKAGKIGKLHEFFYSTVGTGTTQKEAARMAQEMIPPIQEANVDGVLLVSTUGTCTRCGATIVKEIEKTGMPIVQIANLVPVATTTGSNRIVPGYAIPYPLGNPELTQEAQYKMRHHRVEVALDALATPIDEQTVFKVKI is encoded by the coding sequence ATGAAAAAGGCAATTTGTTATATAAACCAGTTCTTCGCCGGTATCGGCGGTGAAGACAAGGCCGATCATCAGCCAGAAATCCGCGACGGTGCTGCCGGCTCTACCATGGCTCTGGCTGCTGCACTAAAAGATATTGAAATCACCCATACTATTGTTTGTGGTGACAACTTTATGGGTAGCCACCGTGAAGATGCTATCTCCATCATCACTGATTTTATTAAAGATAAAGAATTTGACGTCTTTATCGCAGGTCCAGCTTTTCGTGCAGGTCGCTATGGTGTTGCCTGTGGTGAAATCTGCCGGGCAGTACAGAATGAGTTTAATGTCCCTGTCTTTTCATCCATGAATGATGAAAACCCGGGTGCTGAAATGTTCCGCAAGGAAATGATTATCTTTGAAGGGGGCAAGAGTGCTGCCGCTATGCGTAAAGACGCTGGCAAGATGGCAGATTATATAAGCCGCTTCCTGGCAGGTGAACCTGTTGGTCATGCCGAGAAAGAAGGTTATTTTGGTCGTGGCAAGCGTCATATGGTTTTTGACCCTGAGTTAAAACCTGCCTCTGATCGTGCAGTAGAGATGCTGATGAGCAAGCTGTCCGGTAAGCCTTTTGTCACCGAGCTACCCATTCCTACAGTAGACCGGGTAGACATTGCGCCTGCTATTAAAGACCTGTCCAAGGCAACCATTGCAGTGATCAACACCGGTGGCATTGTCCCTGTGGATAACCCTGACCGTATTCAGTCAGCGTCTGCTACCCGCTGGGGGCGTTACGATATCAGTGAGATGGAGCGTCTGGAAAGCGGCGTCTTCAAGACTATCCATGCCGGTTATGACCCCATGATGGCTGATGGCAACCCTAATGTCTGTGTGCCGCTGGATGTACTGCGCGATATGGAGAAAGCAGGCAAGATTGGCAAACTCCATGAGTTCTTCTATTCCACTGTAGGCACAGGTACTACCCAGAAAGAAGCTGCCCGTATGGCCCAGGAGATGATACCGCCTATACAGGAAGCCAATGTTGACGGGGTATTGCTGGTCTCCACCTGAGGAACCTGTACTCGTTGCGGTGCAACGATCGTCAAAGAAATTGAAAAAACTGGTATGCCCATCGTCCAAATCGCCAACCTGGTACCTGTAGCCACTACCACAGGTTCCAACCGGATTGTACCTGGTTATGCCATTCCATACCCTCTGGGCAACCCGGAGCTGACCCAGGAAGCCCAGTACAAAATGCGTCACCATCGTGTGGAAGTGGCACTGGATGCACTGGCTACACCCATTGATGAGCAAACCGTGTTCAAAGTGAAAATCTAA
- a CDS encoding BCCT family transporter yields the protein MKNQANDKTVFIVGLAIVLAIVLMGIFVPDILSSVGNSLMAGVTGNFGWLYNISTFIFVIFCIWIAFSRFGSIKLGNEAPEYSRGTWFAMLFSAGMGIGLVFWGVAEPLNHFLSPVNTIEGGSVEAAQFAMRKSFLHWGLQPWAGYSVLGLTLAYIQFSKKKAGLISNLLLPFMGDRCSQSGWGKLINILALFATTAGIATSLGLGAQQINSGLSYVFGIPDTALVKIILVACITVVVIASTLSGMKKGVKYLSNINIVIAVLIVVLAFIIGPTIDILNTFTNTFGHYLQDWLSDSLAIGDFVQESWYSSWTLFYWAWWIAWTPFVAPFVARISRGRTIREFVLGVLIAPSIASFFWFSVFGGMGLNSDLEVIRQAVQSTSTALFVVMGHYPMGSVISVLVILVLFTFFITSANGATYVLGTLSTNGMAEPPARMKVTWAVLQSALALVLMLGSANGLTLLQTVSLAAAFPFIFVLYLSMAALLRFVREETPLVKESSEHHKPLKV from the coding sequence ATGAAAAATCAAGCAAATGATAAAACAGTCTTTATAGTCGGGCTGGCCATAGTGCTGGCTATTGTACTTATGGGGATTTTTGTTCCCGATATATTGAGTTCTGTTGGTAACTCATTAATGGCTGGCGTAACCGGAAATTTTGGCTGGCTCTATAATATCAGCACCTTCATTTTTGTTATCTTCTGTATCTGGATTGCCTTTAGCCGTTTCGGTAGCATCAAGCTGGGCAATGAAGCACCTGAATATAGTCGTGGCACCTGGTTTGCCATGCTATTTTCTGCCGGGATGGGAATTGGTTTGGTGTTTTGGGGGGTTGCTGAGCCTCTTAATCACTTCCTTAGCCCTGTTAATACCATTGAAGGTGGGTCTGTTGAAGCGGCCCAGTTTGCCATGCGTAAATCGTTCCTGCATTGGGGATTGCAGCCCTGGGCTGGCTATAGCGTATTAGGCCTGACTCTGGCTTATATTCAATTCAGCAAGAAAAAAGCCGGATTAATCAGTAACCTGCTATTGCCCTTTATGGGGGATCGTTGTAGCCAGTCAGGCTGGGGAAAGCTGATTAATATACTGGCACTTTTTGCAACAACTGCGGGTATTGCCACCTCTCTTGGTCTCGGCGCCCAGCAGATTAATAGTGGCCTGTCTTATGTTTTTGGTATACCTGATACCGCACTGGTAAAAATAATTCTGGTTGCCTGTATTACTGTGGTTGTTATTGCCTCAACCTTATCCGGTATGAAAAAAGGGGTTAAATACCTTTCCAATATCAACATTGTTATTGCTGTGCTGATTGTGGTACTGGCATTTATTATTGGACCCACCATTGATATCCTGAATACATTTACCAATACGTTTGGCCATTATTTGCAGGACTGGTTATCAGATAGTCTGGCCATTGGCGACTTTGTGCAAGAGAGCTGGTATAGCAGCTGGACCCTCTTTTATTGGGCCTGGTGGATTGCCTGGACTCCTTTTGTTGCACCTTTTGTTGCCCGTATATCCCGGGGGCGGACTATCAGGGAGTTTGTGCTTGGCGTACTGATTGCACCTTCCATTGCCTCTTTCTTCTGGTTCTCTGTATTCGGTGGTATGGGTCTTAACAGTGACCTGGAGGTTATCCGGCAAGCGGTTCAGTCTACATCCACGGCCCTGTTTGTGGTAATGGGACACTATCCAATGGGTAGTGTAATATCAGTACTGGTGATACTGGTACTGTTCACCTTCTTTATTACCTCTGCCAATGGTGCCACTTATGTCTTGGGTACTTTGTCCACGAACGGTATGGCAGAACCACCTGCGCGGATGAAAGTAACCTGGGCTGTATTACAATCTGCCCTGGCCTTGGTACTGATGCTGGGGAGTGCCAATGGTTTGACCCTGCTGCAAACTGTTTCTCTGGCGGCAGCCTTTCCCTTTATCTTTGTGCTTTATCTGAGTATGGCTGCGCTATTACGCTTCGTCCGGGAAGAGACGCCTTTAGTTAAGGAATCATCAGAACATCATAAACCGTTAAAAGTATAA
- a CDS encoding IS30 family transposase — translation MAFKHLSSEERHYIEIELKNGTSQNKIAEKLGRSQSSLSRELGRNTGQRGYRHQQAHRKAQQRHKEKPKAVKLTEDIKRRIAQDIRADWSPEQVAGRLEKEGIIKLHHETIYQFIEDDKRTDGTLYKHLRHQKKTYRKRYGSAHNRTGIPNRVGIEERPEIVNNRGRVGDWEADTVIGKNHKGAIATLDERKTKLRLAVPLPGKKAKAVKQAVIDTLKPLKRFVKTITYDNGKEFAQHEAINKALSCDSYFAVPYHSWERGQNENANGLLRQYFPKSMELHNVKERDVIIAVDKLNSRPRKCLGYKTPYEAFKELTGVNARKVMGYAFMT, via the coding sequence ATGGCCTTTAAGCACCTTAGCTCTGAAGAGAGACATTATATCGAAATCGAACTGAAAAATGGGACTTCTCAAAATAAAATTGCAGAAAAACTCGGGCGTTCACAGAGTTCGCTGTCACGGGAGTTAGGACGCAACACAGGGCAGCGTGGTTACAGGCACCAGCAGGCTCATCGTAAGGCTCAACAGCGTCATAAGGAAAAACCCAAGGCGGTGAAGTTGACGGAAGATATTAAGCGACGGATTGCTCAAGATATCCGGGCTGACTGGAGTCCTGAGCAAGTGGCTGGAAGGCTTGAAAAAGAAGGGATAATCAAGTTGCATCATGAGACGATTTACCAGTTCATAGAGGATGATAAGCGCACTGACGGTACCCTGTATAAACACTTGCGCCATCAGAAAAAAACGTACCGAAAGCGATATGGTTCAGCTCATAACCGAACAGGCATACCTAACCGGGTAGGTATTGAAGAGCGCCCGGAGATCGTCAACAACAGGGGGCGTGTTGGTGACTGGGAGGCGGATACCGTAATCGGCAAAAACCATAAGGGTGCCATTGCCACACTGGATGAGCGAAAGACTAAACTGCGCCTTGCTGTTCCGCTGCCAGGAAAGAAAGCAAAAGCGGTTAAACAGGCAGTGATTGATACACTCAAGCCCCTGAAAAGGTTTGTTAAAACGATCACTTACGACAACGGTAAGGAATTTGCTCAGCATGAAGCAATCAACAAAGCCTTGAGCTGCGACAGCTACTTTGCTGTGCCCTACCACTCTTGGGAGAGAGGCCAGAATGAGAATGCCAATGGGCTGCTCAGGCAGTACTTTCCCAAATCAATGGAGCTTCATAACGTCAAAGAAAGAGACGTTATCATTGCGGTAGACAAGCTGAACAGCAGGCCCAGGAAATGCCTCGGTTACAAAACACCATATGAGGCATTCAAAGAGTTAACTGGAGTGAATGCAAGAAAAGTCATGGGTTATGCATTTATGACTTGA
- a CDS encoding 4'-phosphopantetheinyl transferase superfamily protein encodes MDQITACVAGGHLCEKLCRVGAVNQAYFPDLHDDLVLFSTCYQADLDAVSYYQNKGVLLPSSLMKARSKRQAEYLAGRYCAREGLKALGSSKCFVPTNKDRSPCWPVGYIGSITHSNGLALAIVGEIHQFRAIGIDAEEIVPAERAERLSKAVLLPDDLKLQESMGLPFDWFFTLVFSAKESLFKLLYPEVGRFFGFDAAVMKELDTVNQTFTVMLTEDLAAGLSAGSQYFGQYMAVGGYLITLMLMDKKTN; translated from the coding sequence ATGGATCAGATTACAGCATGTGTTGCTGGTGGGCACCTGTGTGAAAAACTGTGTCGGGTAGGGGCTGTAAATCAGGCATATTTCCCTGATTTACACGATGATCTGGTGCTATTTAGTACCTGTTATCAGGCTGACTTAGATGCTGTTTCGTACTATCAAAACAAGGGTGTGCTGCTTCCTTCTTCATTAATGAAGGCAAGAAGTAAACGGCAGGCAGAGTATTTAGCAGGTCGTTATTGTGCCAGGGAGGGGCTAAAAGCATTGGGTTCCAGTAAATGTTTTGTTCCTACTAATAAAGACAGAAGTCCTTGTTGGCCTGTGGGTTATATCGGTTCGATCACCCATAGTAATGGCTTGGCACTGGCTATTGTTGGGGAAATTCACCAATTTAGGGCTATTGGTATTGATGCCGAGGAGATTGTTCCAGCTGAAAGAGCTGAGAGACTGTCAAAAGCGGTTCTACTGCCGGATGATTTGAAGCTTCAGGAATCTATGGGTTTACCTTTCGATTGGTTTTTCACCCTCGTTTTTTCGGCAAAAGAAAGCTTGTTTAAGTTGCTTTATCCTGAGGTGGGGCGCTTTTTTGGCTTTGATGCAGCAGTAATGAAAGAGCTGGATACGGTTAATCAAACATTTACTGTGATGCTGACAGAAGACTTGGCGGCAGGCTTATCGGCTGGTAGCCAGTATTTTGGACAATATATGGCAGTGGGTGGGTATTTGATTACGCTAATGTTGATGGATAAAAAGACTAACTAG
- the hisG gene encoding ATP phosphoribosyltransferase, translating into MQREKIRIAIQKQGRLGTESKELLRRCGIKFSVMGERLVVHSDNLPIDLLLVRDDDIPGLVMDGLVDLGIIGENELQETGLERATRREPCDYQKLRTLDFGYCRLAIALDQDQPYQGIQSFEGKRIATTYPQLLKQYMQEKGVNCDTCILNGSVEVAPRAGLADAICDLVSTGATLEANGLREVEVILASSAVLIQRTGHFNGEQQSLINRLLVRIQGVIQAKESKYIMLHAPLECLDDIKALLPGAEDPTVMPLANDRDRAAIHLVSSENLFWETMEQLKQLGASSILVLPIEKMME; encoded by the coding sequence GTGCAACGGGAAAAAATAAGAATTGCTATCCAAAAGCAAGGCCGCCTCGGGACTGAGTCCAAAGAGTTACTAAGGCGCTGTGGCATCAAATTCAGTGTGATGGGGGAACGCTTGGTTGTTCACTCCGACAACTTGCCTATAGACCTGTTATTGGTCAGGGATGATGATATTCCAGGATTGGTAATGGATGGGCTTGTTGATCTGGGTATTATCGGAGAAAACGAACTACAGGAAACGGGTTTAGAGCGAGCTACCAGAAGGGAGCCTTGCGATTATCAAAAACTGCGGACTTTGGATTTTGGCTACTGTCGGTTGGCGATTGCTCTCGATCAAGATCAACCTTATCAGGGCATACAAAGCTTTGAGGGAAAACGAATAGCAACAACCTACCCCCAATTGCTGAAGCAGTATATGCAGGAAAAAGGGGTTAATTGTGATACCTGTATTTTAAATGGATCCGTGGAAGTGGCTCCCCGGGCAGGCCTTGCTGATGCTATCTGTGACCTGGTATCCACTGGAGCAACCCTGGAAGCTAATGGCCTCAGGGAAGTTGAAGTTATTCTGGCTTCCAGTGCGGTATTAATACAGCGTACAGGTCATTTTAACGGGGAACAGCAGTCATTAATTAATCGTCTTCTGGTTCGTATTCAGGGCGTGATACAGGCTAAAGAGTCTAAATACATCATGCTCCATGCACCGCTTGAGTGCCTTGATGATATTAAAGCATTATTGCCTGGTGCAGAAGATCCTACGGTCATGCCCTTAGCCAATGATAGAGACAGGGCTGCTATTCATTTAGTGAGTTCTGAAAATTTATTCTGGGAAACCATGGAACAATTAAAACAGCTGGGAGCAAGTTCCATTCTGGTGTTGCCTATCGAAAAAATGATGGAGTAG
- the hisD gene encoding histidinol dehydrogenase: MKQINWQDVNEQQKNAWLMRPAIAQGKKVSQAVAAIIAEVRSRGDDALIELTGKLDQFHSKTFKVSFKEIKAASDQINNPLKLAIDKASENIKAFHQAQKLMPVQVETQPGIVCEQVTRPINSVGLYIPAGSAPLISTVLMLGIPARIAGCQRVVLCSPPPIANEILYAASLCGITEIYSLGGAQAIAAMAYGTETIARVDKLFGPGSAYVTEAKRQVCADYQGAMIDMPAGPSEVLVIADSDADPDFIAADLLSQAEHGPDSQVVLVTPDKQIAEKTAESVRYQLAKLPRAEIAGQALESSLLIVAETLDECVSIANQYGPEHLVIQTRNPRELLPWLDQAGSIFLGQWSPESMGDYASGTNHVLPTYGYTRSCSSLGLADFTRRMTVQELTAEGFLNLAPTVTALADAEGLAAHGQAVTLRMEKLKAAGFER; this comes from the coding sequence GTGAAGCAGATTAATTGGCAGGATGTTAATGAACAACAAAAAAATGCCTGGCTAATGCGCCCGGCAATTGCTCAGGGCAAAAAGGTTTCTCAAGCCGTTGCTGCAATCATTGCTGAAGTAAGGTCACGGGGTGATGATGCGTTAATTGAGCTGACTGGCAAACTTGATCAGTTTCATTCTAAGACGTTTAAAGTCAGTTTCAAGGAAATTAAGGCGGCCTCTGATCAGATTAATAACCCACTAAAGTTGGCAATTGATAAAGCCAGTGAAAATATCAAGGCTTTCCATCAAGCTCAGAAACTAATGCCTGTTCAAGTTGAAACGCAACCGGGTATTGTTTGTGAACAGGTAACGCGACCTATTAATTCGGTGGGTCTATATATTCCAGCAGGTAGTGCACCGCTCATATCCACTGTTTTAATGTTGGGTATTCCTGCCAGAATAGCGGGTTGTCAAAGAGTCGTATTGTGTTCCCCTCCGCCTATTGCTAACGAAATTCTTTATGCAGCTTCTTTATGCGGTATTACTGAAATTTATTCTTTGGGAGGAGCCCAGGCTATAGCAGCCATGGCCTATGGCACAGAAACTATTGCCAGGGTTGATAAGCTGTTTGGCCCTGGCAGTGCTTATGTTACCGAAGCAAAACGACAGGTGTGTGCTGATTATCAAGGTGCAATGATTGATATGCCCGCAGGCCCCTCAGAAGTGCTGGTGATTGCCGATAGTGATGCCGATCCTGATTTTATTGCGGCAGATTTGTTAAGCCAGGCTGAACACGGCCCGGACTCTCAGGTGGTGTTAGTGACACCGGATAAACAAATTGCTGAGAAAACCGCAGAATCGGTTCGATATCAGTTAGCCAAACTTCCCCGTGCAGAAATTGCTGGGCAGGCATTGGAATCCAGCCTGTTAATTGTTGCTGAAACCCTTGATGAATGTGTATCCATTGCCAATCAATATGGCCCTGAGCATCTGGTTATACAGACTCGAAACCCCCGTGAGTTGTTGCCCTGGCTGGATCAGGCCGGGTCTATTTTCCTTGGACAGTGGTCACCGGAGTCTATGGGGGATTATGCTTCCGGAACCAACCATGTCTTACCCACCTATGGCTATACCCGGTCTTGCTCCAGTCTCGGGCTGGCCGACTTTACACGACGGATGACTGTTCAGGAGCTGACGGCTGAGGGATTTCTTAACCTGGCACCGACAGTGACTGCTTTGGCAGATGCTGAAGGTTTGGCGGCTCATGGGCAAGCAGTGACACTCCGGATGGAAAAGCTAAAAGCGGCAGGTTTTGAACGATGA